One Triplophysa dalaica isolate WHDGS20190420 chromosome 11, ASM1584641v1, whole genome shotgun sequence genomic window carries:
- the rims1b gene encoding regulating synaptic membrane exocytosis protein 1 isoform X1, giving the protein MSASVGPRGGPRPPTKKSSISEFPDLSHLTEEEREIIMAVMARQKEEEAKDEAMLKEEMPIQAKTVNLVGNKKPPQQNDISLHQQFATYKEQVRQIGQEPQQRQPSQHKDDAPTCGICHKTKFANGCGNLCSYCQTKFCARCGGRVSLRSNNKEDKVVMWVCNQCRRQQDMLTKSGDWFSSQGPKPGELGSAVSEPAMCGDPAGVKKVRSRSQNPLGSSVSTAHDTQRPAPTDPSKRHSTGATDTSRSRSEPPQDRKKPPAPSDQNGKSGPRGERRRGLSKLQSQASEDRDPGENRRESRRLVKARSQEHGDADKGRAEPRRTEGEQRTPREKCRSDPNALNHPSKLRPAESEGRLQPKAREAGEMGQENRGARKWSDGRQASLDSQQQAYVPERTVGGIGMQGTPAVQGPPSKMNHTPQPPAPGFRVGPAMPACPPELREPQEWDRKLQPSHLDPGSAALLRKSKRQKAESMLRNDSLSSDQSESLRPPPPRPYKSKRGGNKRQMSVSSSEEEGGSTPEYTSCEDVEIESISERGGSGDWECCPLDPTHWHHPVTWQPSKEGDHLIGRITLSKRTAMPKEAGAMLGLKVVGGKITETGRLGAFITKVKKGSLADVVGHLRSGDEVLQWNGKTLPGLTKKEVYNIILDSQTEPQVELIVSRPIGDIPRIPETSHPPLESTGSSSFESQKMERPSISVLSPSSPRGLRDAPQLLPGQLSVKMWYDKVGHQLIVNVLQAIDLQPRQDGRPRNPYVKMYFLPDRSDKSKRRTKTVKKSLEPKWNQTFVYSHVHRRDFREHMLEITVWDQPRTLEEESDFLGEILIELETALLDDKPHWYKLQTHDVSSIPLPRPSPYLPRRHTHTDTPTKKLQPMENRSRERDRERDRATTLEVPEQQRPTQYRSRSVSPHREEESRARSRPPNVPAQRSLDEVQHSRRSRSPTRYHDRARVQERDYVDDSEVILIHRSGRGRSAECLHTQRSPSKYSSTLPPKMPLLVNGIHKNIYSSTLPACLKSKPRLSVVTATQRSVTQVFKFTDKINFRDLQPSLDRVRSASTNCLRPESNSNSPERDRSTQSLPRTRPTSPRILIQHASPEDDSWVLEAMFPAQETVHHLSAKPDAQRQSRTLDKPSCQNLGKKISDSERVQPHSGSSFSSSAAASSSSRKVRQLPQVPAKSSNVEQALASEERTRQMKVRTFRPPAPSSTSQDMERMLKNKRELYKEQRRSSDNVSHKSSDSDVSDVSAISRASSASRISSTSYMSIQSERPRGRFSRHIHTSSRSMLKSASGEIYSLERTDGSQSDTALGTLGAEGKKRRSSLSARVVAIVGIPSRRSRSTSQLSQTEAANKKAKGSSQIQRSQETGMAVEYPRNIMARQASRESTDGSMNSYSSEGNLIFSGMRLGADSQFSDFLDGLGPAQLVGRQTLATPAMGDVQIGLMDKKGKLEVEVIRARGLTPKPGSKSLPAPYVKVYLLENGVCKAKKKTKIARKTLDPLYQQALLFEESPQGKVLQIIVWGDYGRMDHKCFMGVAQILLAELDLSSTVIGWYKLFPPSSLVDPTLAPLTRRASQTSLDSSVPPGVRS; this is encoded by the exons GTAATGTGGGTATGTAACCAGTGCCGACGGCAACAGGATATGCTCACTAAATCAGGAGATTGGTTTTCCAGCCAAGGGCCCAAGCCTGGAGAGCTGGGGTCAGCGGTAAGTGAACCAGCCATGTGTGGAGACCCAGCTGGGGTGAAGAAGGTGCGCTCTCGGTCTCAGAACCCCCTCGGCTCTTCCGTTTCCACTGCCCATGACACCCAACGTCCTGCCCCGACGGACCCCAGCAAACGCCACTCTACTGGAGCGACCGATACATCACGCTCACGCAGTGAGCCTCCACAAGATAG AAAAAAGCCACCAGCACCCTCTGACCAGAACGGCAAGTCAGGTCCAAGAGGTGAAAGGCGGCGAGGCCTATCCAAACTTCAATCCCAGGCCTCCGAAGACAGGGATCCTGGAGAAAACCGAAGGGAAAGTCGGAGACTGGTAAAGGCCCGATCTCAGGAGCACGGTGATGCTGACAAGGGAAGGGCTGAGCCCAGGAGAACTGAAGGGGAACAGAGGACGCCCAGGGAAAAATGCAGGAGTGACCCAAATGCTCTAAATCACCCGTCTAAGCTCCGACCGGCGGAGTCTGAAGGACGTCTTCAGCCTAAGGCAAGGGAAGCAGGGGAGATGGGGCAGGAGAACAGGGGTGCACGAAAATGGTCGGATGGGCGCCAGGCCTCGCTGGATAGCCAGCAACAGGCCTACGTGCCAGAGAGGACCGTGGGGGGTATAGGTATGCAGGGCACACCTGCCGTGCAGGGTCCTCCCTCTAAAATGAACCACACCCCTCAGCCGCCTGCTCCGGGCTTCCGGGTTGGCCCTGCCATGCCTGCCTGTCCGCCAGAGCTCAGGGAGCCCCAGGAATGGGACAGAAAGTTGCAGCCGAGTCACTTGGACCCCGGCTCGGCTGCGCTGTTGCGCAAATCGAAGCGGCAGAAAGCCGAGAGCATGCTGCGCAATGATTCACTCAGCTCAGACCAATCAGAGTCTCTACGACCACCCCCGCCCCGCCCCTACAAGAGCAAACGGGGCGGTAACAAGAGGCAAATGTCCGTCAGCAGCTCAGAGGAAGAAGGCGGTTCCACGCCAGAGTACACCAGCTGTGAGGATGTGGAGATTGAGAGCATAAGCGAGCGAGGGGGCTCAG gcGACTGGGAGTGCTGTCCACTGGACCCCACCCACTGGCAT CATCCGGTTACATGGCAGCCCTCCAAGGAAGGTGATCATTTAATTGGCCGAATCACGTTGAGCAAGAGGACGGCCATGCCAAAAGAGGCTGGGGCTATGCTAGGGCTAAAG GTGGTGGGAGGAAAGATTACAGAAACTGGGAGACTTGGGGCCTTCATCACCAAAGTCAAAAAAGGAAGTCTTGCTGATGTGGTTGGACATCTACGTTCTG GTGATGAGGTGCTTCAATGGAATGGTAAAACATTACCGGGATTGACCAAGAAAGAAGTTTACAATATCATTCTGGATTCCCAAACAGAACCACAAGTCGAATTAATAGTTTCAAGGCCAATTGG tgATATACCACGAATACCAGAAACATCACATCCTCCATTAGAATCTA CAGGTTCAAGTTCCTTCGAGTCACAGAAGATGGAAAGACCTTCTATATCTGTCCTGTCCCCATCCAGTCCAAGAGGGCTTAGAGATGCCCCTCAGCTACTGCCTGGACAGTTATCG GTGAAAATGTGGTATGATAAGGTAGGCCATCAGCTGATAGTGAACGTACTACAGGCCATAGACCTGCAGCCCAGACAGGATGGACGTCCCAGAAACCCCTACGTTAAAATGTACTTCCTGCCTGATAGAAG tgatAAAAGCAAAAGACGGACAAAAACAGTGAAGAAAAGTCTGGAGCCCAAGTGGAACCAGACGTTTGTGTATTCTCACGTGCACCGGCGAGATTTCAGGGAGCACATGTTGGAGATCACTGTGTGGGACCAACCCAGAACTCTGGAGGAGGAGAGCGACTTTCTAGGAGAA ATCTTGATAGAGCTGGAGACTGCCCTACTGGATGATAAACCTCACTGGTACAAGCTGCAGACCCATGATGTCTCTTCCATCCCTCTTCCACGCCCCTCGCCATACCTGCCCCGCCGACACACCCACACGGACACGCCCACCAAAAAGCTGCAGC CTATGGAGAACCgatcaagagagagagacagagagagggatcGAGCAACAACGTTAGAGGTTCCTGAGCAGCAGAGACCGACCCAGTATCGCTCACGGTCAGTGTCCCCacacagagaggaagagagcaGGGCACGGTCCCGCCCACCTAACGTCCCCGCACAGAG GAGTCTGGATGAGGTCCAGCACAGCCGTAGATCACGATCCCCAACACGCTACCATGATCGTGCccgtgtgcaggagagagattATGTAGATGACAG TGAGGTCATCTTGATACACAGATCAGGGCGGGGTAGAAGCGCAGAGTGTCTGCACACCCAAAG GAGTCCATCTAAGTACAGCAGCACACTTCCACCTAAGATGCCTTTATTAGTCAATGGAATTCATAAGAATATTTACAG cTCAACACTACCTGCATGCCTTAAGTCAAAACCACGGCTGTCTGTAGTCACTGCTACTCAACGTTCGGTCACGCAAGTTTTTAAGTTCACAGACAAGATCAATTTTAG GGATCTACAGCCCTCTCTTGACAGGGTTAGAAGTGCTAGTACCAACTGTCTGAGACCAGAATCTAATTCCAATTCACCCGAACGTGACAG gAGCACGCAGTCTCTGCCCCGTACCAGACCCACCAGCCCCAGGATCCTTATTCAGCATGCCTCCCCAGAAGATGACAG CTGGGTTTTGGAGGCTATGTTTCCCGCTCAGGAGACTGTGCACCACCTCAGTGCAAAGCCAGACGCACAGAG GCAGTCGAGAACTCTGGACAAGCCGAGCTGTCAGAATCTTGGCAAGAAAATATCTGACAGTGAGCG GGTGCAACCACACTCTGGCTCCTCATTTTCCTCTTCAGCAGCGGCTTCATCTTCCTCACGCAAGGTCAGACAGTTACCCCAAGTCCCCGCCAAAAGCAGCAATGTAGAGCAAG CTCTTGCCTCAGAGGAGCGAACGCGGCAAATGAAAGTACGCACCTTCCGACCACCAGCTCCCTCCAGTACCAGCCAGGACATGGAGAGGATGCTGAAGAACAAACGAGAG CTTTATAAGGAGCAGCGACGGAGCAGTGACAATGTGTCCCATAAGTCCTCAGACAGTGACGTCAGCGACGTGTCAGCCATCTCTCGCGCCAGCAGTGCCTCGCGGATCAGTAGCACCAGCTACATGTCCATTCAATCAGAACGGCCAAGAGGTCGCTTCAG CCGTCACATTCATACGTCCAGCCGCAGCATGCTGAAGAGTGCAAGCGGGGAGATCTACTCTCTGGAGCGCACGGATGGCAGCCAGTCAGACACGGCCCTCGGAACACTGGGAGCAGAAGGAAAAAAGCGCAGATCCAGCCTTAGTGCCCGTGTAGTCGCCATTGTGGGCATTCCCTCTCGCCGCAGCAGGAGCACCTCTCAGCTCAGTCAGACAG AAGCCGCCAACAAGAAAGCAAAGGGATCCAGTCAGATCCAGCGCAGTCAGGAGACGGGTATGGCAGTGGAGTATCCCCGCAACATCATGGCCCGCCAAGCCAGCCGAGAGTCCACCGACGGCAGCATGAACAGTTACAGCTCTGAGGGCAA TTTGATCTTCTCAGGGATGAGGTTGGGGGCCGACAGCCAGTTCAGCGACTTCTTAGATGGTCTTGGTCCTGCTCAGTTAGTGGGTAGGCAAACACTTGCAACACCTGCTATGG GTGATGTTCAGATTGGACTGATGGATAAAAAAGGGAAGCTGGAGGTAGAGGTTATCAGGGCCCGTGGTCTTACACCTAAACCAGGTTCCAAATCGCTGCCGG CTCCCTACGTCAAGGTCTACTTGCTGGAAAATGGTGTGTGCAAAGCCAAAAAGAAAACCAAGATTGCACGTAAAACGCTGGATCCTCTCTATCAACAAGCGCTGCTGTTCGAGGAAAGTCCGCAGGGTAAAGTTCTCCAG ATCATAGTCTGGGGAGATTATGGCCGTATGGACCACAAATGTTTCATGGGAGTTGCACAGATTCTTTTAGCAGAGCTGGATCTATCTAGCACGGTGATTGGTTGGTACAAACTGTTCCCCCCCTCATCACTGGTCGACCCGACATTAGCTCCTCTCACTCGTCGCGCTTCCCAAACATCGCTGGACTCTTCTGTGCCACCAGGCGTCAGGTCCTAG
- the rims1b gene encoding regulating synaptic membrane exocytosis protein 1 isoform X3, whose amino-acid sequence MSASVGPRGGPRPPTKKSSISEFPDLSHLTEEEREIIMAVMARQKEEEAKDEAMLKEEMPIQAKTVNLVGNKKPPQQNDISLHQQFATYKEQVRQIGQEPQQRQPSQHKDDAPTCGICHKTKFANGCGNLCSYCQTKFCARCGGRVSLRSNNKEDKVVMWVCNQCRRQQDMLTKSGDWFSSQGPKPGELGSAVSEPAMCGDPAGVKKVRSRSQNPLGSSVSTAHDTQRPAPTDPSKRHSTGATDTSRSRSEPPQDRKKPPAPSDQNGKSGPRGERRRGLSKLQSQASEDRDPGENRRESRRLVKARSQEHGDADKGRAEPRRTEGEQRTPREKCRSDPNALNHPSKLRPAESEGRLQPKAREAGEMGQENRGARKWSDGRQASLDSQQQAYVPERTVGGIGMQGTPAVQGPPSKMNHTPQPPAPGFRVGPAMPACPPELREPQEWDRKLQPSHLDPGSAALLRKSKRQKAESMLRNDSLSSDQSESLRPPPPRPYKSKRGGNKRQMSVSSSEEEGGSTPEYTSCEDVEIESISERGGSGDWECCPLDPTHWHHPVTWQPSKEGDHLIGRITLSKRTAMPKEAGAMLGLKVQVVGGKITETGRLGAFITKVKKGSLADVVGHLRSGDEVLQWNGKTLPGLTKKEVYNIILDSQTEPQVELIVSRPIGDIPRIPETSHPPLESTGSSSFESQKMERPSISVLSPSSPRGLRDAPQLLPGQLSVKMWYDKVGHQLIVNVLQAIDLQPRQDGRPRNPYVKMYFLPDRSDKSKRRTKTVKKSLEPKWNQTFVYSHVHRRDFREHMLEITVWDQPRTLEEESDFLGEILIELETALLDDKPHWYKLQTHDVSSIPLPRPSPYLPRRHTHTDTPTKKLQPMENRSRERDRERDRATTLEVPEQQRPTQYRSRSVSPHREEESRARSRPPNVPAQRSLDEVQHSRRSRSPTRYHDRARVQERDYVDDSEVILIHRSGRGRSAECLHTQRSPSKYSSTLPPKMPLLVNGIHKNIYSSTLPACLKSKPRLSVVTATQRSVTQVFKFTDKINFRDLQPSLDRVRSASTNCLRPESNSNSPERDRSTQSLPRTRPTSPRILIQHASPEDDRQSRTLDKPSCQNLGKKISDSERVQPHSGSSFSSSAAASSSSRKVRQLPQVPAKSSNVEQALASEERTRQMKVRTFRPPAPSSTSQDMERMLKNKRELYKEQRRSSDNVSHKSSDSDVSDVSAISRASSASRISSTSYMSIQSERPRGRFSRHIHTSSRSMLKSASGEIYSLERTDGSQSDTALGTLGAEGKKRRSSLSARVVAIVGIPSRRSRSTSQLSQTEAANKKAKGSSQIQRSQETGMAVEYPRNIMARQASRESTDGSMNSYSSEGNLIFSGMRLGADSQFSDFLDGLGPAQLVGRQTLATPAMGDVQIGLMDKKGKLEVEVIRARGLTPKPGSKSLPAPYVKVYLLENGVCKAKKKTKIARKTLDPLYQQALLFEESPQGKVLQIIVWGDYGRMDHKCFMGVAQILLAELDLSSTVIGWYKLFPPSSLVDPTLAPLTRRASQTSLDSSVPPGVRS is encoded by the exons GTAATGTGGGTATGTAACCAGTGCCGACGGCAACAGGATATGCTCACTAAATCAGGAGATTGGTTTTCCAGCCAAGGGCCCAAGCCTGGAGAGCTGGGGTCAGCGGTAAGTGAACCAGCCATGTGTGGAGACCCAGCTGGGGTGAAGAAGGTGCGCTCTCGGTCTCAGAACCCCCTCGGCTCTTCCGTTTCCACTGCCCATGACACCCAACGTCCTGCCCCGACGGACCCCAGCAAACGCCACTCTACTGGAGCGACCGATACATCACGCTCACGCAGTGAGCCTCCACAAGATAG AAAAAAGCCACCAGCACCCTCTGACCAGAACGGCAAGTCAGGTCCAAGAGGTGAAAGGCGGCGAGGCCTATCCAAACTTCAATCCCAGGCCTCCGAAGACAGGGATCCTGGAGAAAACCGAAGGGAAAGTCGGAGACTGGTAAAGGCCCGATCTCAGGAGCACGGTGATGCTGACAAGGGAAGGGCTGAGCCCAGGAGAACTGAAGGGGAACAGAGGACGCCCAGGGAAAAATGCAGGAGTGACCCAAATGCTCTAAATCACCCGTCTAAGCTCCGACCGGCGGAGTCTGAAGGACGTCTTCAGCCTAAGGCAAGGGAAGCAGGGGAGATGGGGCAGGAGAACAGGGGTGCACGAAAATGGTCGGATGGGCGCCAGGCCTCGCTGGATAGCCAGCAACAGGCCTACGTGCCAGAGAGGACCGTGGGGGGTATAGGTATGCAGGGCACACCTGCCGTGCAGGGTCCTCCCTCTAAAATGAACCACACCCCTCAGCCGCCTGCTCCGGGCTTCCGGGTTGGCCCTGCCATGCCTGCCTGTCCGCCAGAGCTCAGGGAGCCCCAGGAATGGGACAGAAAGTTGCAGCCGAGTCACTTGGACCCCGGCTCGGCTGCGCTGTTGCGCAAATCGAAGCGGCAGAAAGCCGAGAGCATGCTGCGCAATGATTCACTCAGCTCAGACCAATCAGAGTCTCTACGACCACCCCCGCCCCGCCCCTACAAGAGCAAACGGGGCGGTAACAAGAGGCAAATGTCCGTCAGCAGCTCAGAGGAAGAAGGCGGTTCCACGCCAGAGTACACCAGCTGTGAGGATGTGGAGATTGAGAGCATAAGCGAGCGAGGGGGCTCAG gcGACTGGGAGTGCTGTCCACTGGACCCCACCCACTGGCAT CATCCGGTTACATGGCAGCCCTCCAAGGAAGGTGATCATTTAATTGGCCGAATCACGTTGAGCAAGAGGACGGCCATGCCAAAAGAGGCTGGGGCTATGCTAGGGCTAAA GGTGCAGGTGGTGGGAGGAAAGATTACAGAAACTGGGAGACTTGGGGCCTTCATCACCAAAGTCAAAAAAGGAAGTCTTGCTGATGTGGTTGGACATCTACGTTCTG GTGATGAGGTGCTTCAATGGAATGGTAAAACATTACCGGGATTGACCAAGAAAGAAGTTTACAATATCATTCTGGATTCCCAAACAGAACCACAAGTCGAATTAATAGTTTCAAGGCCAATTGG tgATATACCACGAATACCAGAAACATCACATCCTCCATTAGAATCTA CAGGTTCAAGTTCCTTCGAGTCACAGAAGATGGAAAGACCTTCTATATCTGTCCTGTCCCCATCCAGTCCAAGAGGGCTTAGAGATGCCCCTCAGCTACTGCCTGGACAGTTATCG GTGAAAATGTGGTATGATAAGGTAGGCCATCAGCTGATAGTGAACGTACTACAGGCCATAGACCTGCAGCCCAGACAGGATGGACGTCCCAGAAACCCCTACGTTAAAATGTACTTCCTGCCTGATAGAAG tgatAAAAGCAAAAGACGGACAAAAACAGTGAAGAAAAGTCTGGAGCCCAAGTGGAACCAGACGTTTGTGTATTCTCACGTGCACCGGCGAGATTTCAGGGAGCACATGTTGGAGATCACTGTGTGGGACCAACCCAGAACTCTGGAGGAGGAGAGCGACTTTCTAGGAGAA ATCTTGATAGAGCTGGAGACTGCCCTACTGGATGATAAACCTCACTGGTACAAGCTGCAGACCCATGATGTCTCTTCCATCCCTCTTCCACGCCCCTCGCCATACCTGCCCCGCCGACACACCCACACGGACACGCCCACCAAAAAGCTGCAGC CTATGGAGAACCgatcaagagagagagacagagagagggatcGAGCAACAACGTTAGAGGTTCCTGAGCAGCAGAGACCGACCCAGTATCGCTCACGGTCAGTGTCCCCacacagagaggaagagagcaGGGCACGGTCCCGCCCACCTAACGTCCCCGCACAGAG GAGTCTGGATGAGGTCCAGCACAGCCGTAGATCACGATCCCCAACACGCTACCATGATCGTGCccgtgtgcaggagagagattATGTAGATGACAG TGAGGTCATCTTGATACACAGATCAGGGCGGGGTAGAAGCGCAGAGTGTCTGCACACCCAAAG GAGTCCATCTAAGTACAGCAGCACACTTCCACCTAAGATGCCTTTATTAGTCAATGGAATTCATAAGAATATTTACAG cTCAACACTACCTGCATGCCTTAAGTCAAAACCACGGCTGTCTGTAGTCACTGCTACTCAACGTTCGGTCACGCAAGTTTTTAAGTTCACAGACAAGATCAATTTTAG GGATCTACAGCCCTCTCTTGACAGGGTTAGAAGTGCTAGTACCAACTGTCTGAGACCAGAATCTAATTCCAATTCACCCGAACGTGACAG gAGCACGCAGTCTCTGCCCCGTACCAGACCCACCAGCCCCAGGATCCTTATTCAGCATGCCTCCCCAGAAGATGACAG GCAGTCGAGAACTCTGGACAAGCCGAGCTGTCAGAATCTTGGCAAGAAAATATCTGACAGTGAGCG GGTGCAACCACACTCTGGCTCCTCATTTTCCTCTTCAGCAGCGGCTTCATCTTCCTCACGCAAGGTCAGACAGTTACCCCAAGTCCCCGCCAAAAGCAGCAATGTAGAGCAAG CTCTTGCCTCAGAGGAGCGAACGCGGCAAATGAAAGTACGCACCTTCCGACCACCAGCTCCCTCCAGTACCAGCCAGGACATGGAGAGGATGCTGAAGAACAAACGAGAG CTTTATAAGGAGCAGCGACGGAGCAGTGACAATGTGTCCCATAAGTCCTCAGACAGTGACGTCAGCGACGTGTCAGCCATCTCTCGCGCCAGCAGTGCCTCGCGGATCAGTAGCACCAGCTACATGTCCATTCAATCAGAACGGCCAAGAGGTCGCTTCAG CCGTCACATTCATACGTCCAGCCGCAGCATGCTGAAGAGTGCAAGCGGGGAGATCTACTCTCTGGAGCGCACGGATGGCAGCCAGTCAGACACGGCCCTCGGAACACTGGGAGCAGAAGGAAAAAAGCGCAGATCCAGCCTTAGTGCCCGTGTAGTCGCCATTGTGGGCATTCCCTCTCGCCGCAGCAGGAGCACCTCTCAGCTCAGTCAGACAG AAGCCGCCAACAAGAAAGCAAAGGGATCCAGTCAGATCCAGCGCAGTCAGGAGACGGGTATGGCAGTGGAGTATCCCCGCAACATCATGGCCCGCCAAGCCAGCCGAGAGTCCACCGACGGCAGCATGAACAGTTACAGCTCTGAGGGCAA TTTGATCTTCTCAGGGATGAGGTTGGGGGCCGACAGCCAGTTCAGCGACTTCTTAGATGGTCTTGGTCCTGCTCAGTTAGTGGGTAGGCAAACACTTGCAACACCTGCTATGG GTGATGTTCAGATTGGACTGATGGATAAAAAAGGGAAGCTGGAGGTAGAGGTTATCAGGGCCCGTGGTCTTACACCTAAACCAGGTTCCAAATCGCTGCCGG CTCCCTACGTCAAGGTCTACTTGCTGGAAAATGGTGTGTGCAAAGCCAAAAAGAAAACCAAGATTGCACGTAAAACGCTGGATCCTCTCTATCAACAAGCGCTGCTGTTCGAGGAAAGTCCGCAGGGTAAAGTTCTCCAG ATCATAGTCTGGGGAGATTATGGCCGTATGGACCACAAATGTTTCATGGGAGTTGCACAGATTCTTTTAGCAGAGCTGGATCTATCTAGCACGGTGATTGGTTGGTACAAACTGTTCCCCCCCTCATCACTGGTCGACCCGACATTAGCTCCTCTCACTCGTCGCGCTTCCCAAACATCGCTGGACTCTTCTGTGCCACCAGGCGTCAGGTCCTAG